The Clostridium septicum genome contains a region encoding:
- a CDS encoding VanZ family protein yields MNYLDISIFYSMIPLALVIFFIYFGIKFFIKRKVEMKPLKMMCEFAWILIVLFILVTTGFLEGNFSLTSIATGNVNYSFTIFEEGISKDIALNLILFILFGFFLTAIFKKIREKISYGFLIGLAVSIIIEFIKVVTNGLIQLDNILINTLGAYTGYLICIYILEFKNKNLF; encoded by the coding sequence ATGAATTATTTAGATATTAGTATATTTTATTCAATGATACCGTTAGCTCTTGTTATCTTTTTTATTTATTTTGGAATTAAATTTTTTATCAAAAGAAAAGTTGAAATGAAACCTTTAAAAATGATGTGTGAATTCGCATGGATTCTTATTGTTTTATTTATTTTAGTAACCACAGGATTTTTAGAAGGTAATTTTAGTTTAACTTCAATAGCTACTGGTAATGTTAATTATAGTTTTACTATTTTTGAGGAAGGAATATCTAAGGATATAGCATTAAATTTAATACTATTTATTTTGTTTGGATTTTTTTTAACTGCTATTTTTAAAAAGATTAGAGAAAAAATAAGTTATGGATTTTTAATTGGACTTGCTGTTTCAATTATTATTGAATTTATTAAAGTAGTTACTAATGGGCTGATACAGTTAGACAATATATTAATTAATACTCTCGGAGCTTACACAGGATATTTAATATGCATTTATATATTAGAATTTAAAAATAAGAATTTGTTTTAA